A region of Candidatus Acidiferrales bacterium DNA encodes the following proteins:
- the greA gene encoding transcription elongation factor GreA, which produces MSNNSIYLTKEKLVELESQLKEMKTKGRQEAARKIAEARGHGDLSENSEYDAAKEEMAMLELRISQLEQTLTRARVMDPTEVRTDKVYIFSKVQLLDMLSNKTIEYQLVSTEEADLLKGKISTDSPIGKSLLGKTVGEMVSVKVPAGMKQYKILQIGK; this is translated from the coding sequence ATGTCAAATAACTCGATTTATTTGACAAAGGAAAAATTGGTGGAGCTCGAATCGCAGCTCAAGGAGATGAAGACGAAGGGACGTCAGGAGGCGGCGCGCAAGATTGCCGAGGCGAGGGGCCATGGCGACCTTTCCGAAAATTCCGAGTATGATGCCGCAAAGGAGGAGATGGCGATGCTCGAACTTCGCATCTCCCAGCTTGAACAGACTCTCACTAGGGCGCGAGTGATGGATCCAACTGAGGTAAGAACGGATAAGGTTTATATTTTCAGCAAAGTTCAGCTCCTCGACATGCTGTCAAACAAAACCATCGAGTACCAGCTCGTCTCAACAGAGGAAGCCGACCTTCTAAAGGGGAAGATTTCGACGGACTCACCGATCGGGAAAAGTCTTCTTGGCAAGACCGTCGGTGAGATGGTCAGCGTGAAAGTTCCAGCGGGGATGAAACAGTACAAGATTCTTCAAATAGGAAAGTAG
- a CDS encoding amidohydrolase family protein, with product MVKTILRSRILAGNSQTIAEDAGIVVENGFVTGVGKFAEVKQGIVGARTLEFDGIICPALINSHTHLELSPFKKIPHKDFVDWVLHLVSVRYSRQYSDVRSECVEAKCQSEKLGTSYFVNVGNDFELNEFLGKNQLFQFEQIGMNVTAAEDIFKKAVSFLSGKNEIQAALAIHGPYSTSAQLMKKIKTFNNSRNLITSVHLAETESEVEFIRFGRGRMTDLLNMRLGTGSWSFRGTGLSPVEYVDSLGILDEKTLCVHCVFVEEKDLEILKKRNCGIVVCVRSNRNLSGSIPDISRFMKSGIRVMLGTDSLASSPDLDMFAEMSSFYGEYHDVLNPSAVFRMATTDPSEFLGIKNLYGEIAPGKSASVVFAPFAEKKENVFEFLVSEAKGKTQVVSC from the coding sequence ATGGTGAAAACAATTCTTCGAAGCAGAATACTCGCCGGAAATTCACAGACGATCGCTGAGGACGCGGGCATTGTTGTGGAGAACGGATTTGTGACGGGAGTCGGGAAATTTGCGGAAGTGAAGCAAGGGATTGTTGGTGCCCGTACCCTTGAGTTTGACGGAATAATCTGTCCGGCTTTGATCAATTCCCACACTCATCTGGAATTGTCCCCCTTCAAGAAGATTCCTCATAAAGACTTCGTCGATTGGGTGCTGCATCTGGTCTCCGTAAGATATTCGCGGCAATACAGCGATGTGCGGTCCGAATGTGTGGAGGCGAAGTGCCAGTCTGAAAAATTGGGGACGTCATATTTTGTCAATGTCGGAAACGACTTCGAGCTCAACGAATTCCTCGGCAAGAATCAGCTCTTTCAATTTGAGCAGATCGGGATGAATGTCACCGCAGCGGAGGACATTTTTAAAAAGGCGGTATCATTTCTTTCGGGAAAAAACGAGATTCAAGCTGCGCTCGCAATACACGGACCGTATTCGACATCGGCACAGTTGATGAAAAAGATCAAGACGTTCAACAACAGCAGGAATCTGATTACTTCTGTGCATCTTGCAGAGACCGAGAGTGAAGTCGAGTTCATAAGGTTCGGGAGGGGAAGAATGACTGACCTTCTGAATATGCGACTGGGTACGGGCAGCTGGTCATTCCGCGGAACGGGATTGTCTCCCGTCGAGTATGTTGACTCGCTTGGGATACTCGACGAAAAGACTCTTTGCGTGCATTGTGTATTTGTCGAGGAAAAGGACCTGGAGATATTGAAGAAACGTAACTGCGGAATCGTTGTTTGTGTCCGCAGCAATCGCAACCTCAGCGGTTCGATCCCTGATATTTCTAGATTTATGAAGAGTGGAATCAGGGTGATGCTGGGCACCGACAGCCTGGCGAGTTCACCCGACCTTGACATGTTCGCGGAGATGTCATCGTTCTACGGAGAGTACCATGATGTACTCAATCCATCCGCAGTTTTCCGGATGGCGACAACGGATCCCTCTGAATTTCTGGGAATAAAAAATCTTTACGGCGAGATTGCACCGGGGAAAAGCGCATCGGTAGTTTTTGCGCCGTTCGCGGAAAAAAAAGAGAACGTATTCGAGTTTTTGGTTTCGGAAGCTAAGGGAAAGACGCAGGTTGTCAGCTGTTGA
- the purN gene encoding phosphoribosylglycinamide formyltransferase — MKLAVLVSGRGTNLLNIIKKHEDGFLKSEVVLVISDHQCEAIERSKHADIHAEVIDPKSFIAEVEFGNALINILRECKIDFVVLAGFLKKIPDVVIEGFKNKILNIHPALLPSFGGKGMYGMRVHQAVIDYGCRVSGVTVHIVDSDYDHGPVVLQKCVPIEFTDTAESLAAKIHQIEYQILPEAIKLFEDDRIKIEGRRVFLL, encoded by the coding sequence ATGAAACTTGCGGTACTTGTGTCTGGCAGAGGCACAAACCTTCTTAATATCATTAAAAAGCACGAAGATGGATTTCTCAAGTCGGAAGTGGTGCTGGTAATTTCCGATCATCAATGTGAAGCTATTGAAAGGTCGAAGCATGCCGATATTCACGCCGAGGTGATTGACCCAAAGAGTTTCATTGCTGAAGTTGAATTTGGGAATGCATTGATAAACATTTTGCGTGAATGTAAAATCGATTTTGTTGTGCTCGCAGGTTTCTTAAAAAAAATTCCGGATGTTGTCATCGAAGGTTTTAAGAATAAAATTCTCAATATCCATCCTGCACTTCTTCCGTCGTTTGGCGGAAAAGGGATGTACGGCATGAGAGTTCACCAGGCGGTCATCGATTATGGTTGCAGGGTAAGCGGCGTCACGGTTCACATAGTGGACAGCGATTACGATCATGGTCCCGTCGTTCTGCAGAAGTGTGTGCCGATTGAGTTCACGGATACGGCCGAGAGTCTTGCCGCAAAGATTCATCAGATAGAATATCAGATTCTGCCGGAGGCAATAAAACTCTTCGAGGATGACAGAATAAAAATAGAAGGGAGAAGAGTTTTTCTTTTGTGA
- the hisG gene encoding ATP phosphoribosyltransferase → MPDDKKILKLGLPKGSLQESTFTLFQKAGYGISVSSRSYVPNIEDEEIKPMLVRAQEMARYVELGTFDAGITGKDWILETGSDVVEVAELVYAKQSMRPVKWVLAVQEDSSFKSPLDLRGKRISTEVVNIAKQYLKKHNVEASVEFSWGATEAKVPELADAIVEVTETGSSLRANHLRIIDTVLESSTRLIANKEAYRDPWKKEKIDTIALLLKAAIAAEGKVGLKMNIRKLDLQKVIGIIPALRRPTVSPLADDDWVAIETIIEERIVRLLVPELKRNGAEGIIEYPLNKIVP, encoded by the coding sequence ATGCCAGACGACAAAAAAATTCTGAAACTCGGTTTACCGAAAGGGAGCCTTCAGGAATCGACGTTCACCCTTTTTCAAAAAGCAGGCTACGGCATTTCGGTATCATCCAGAAGCTATGTACCGAACATCGAAGACGAGGAGATTAAGCCTATGCTGGTGCGCGCGCAGGAGATGGCTCGATACGTCGAACTCGGTACCTTCGATGCGGGTATAACCGGGAAAGACTGGATTTTAGAAACCGGCAGCGACGTCGTCGAAGTCGCCGAACTCGTGTATGCAAAGCAAAGTATGCGTCCGGTGAAATGGGTCCTCGCGGTTCAAGAAGATTCTTCTTTCAAATCCCCGCTGGACCTTCGGGGAAAAAGGATTTCGACGGAAGTTGTAAACATAGCAAAGCAATATCTTAAGAAGCATAATGTAGAAGCCTCGGTAGAGTTTTCGTGGGGAGCAACCGAAGCCAAAGTGCCTGAACTTGCCGATGCGATAGTTGAAGTGACGGAGACGGGAAGCTCGTTGAGAGCGAACCATTTAAGGATTATCGACACGGTTCTCGAATCATCCACGCGGTTGATTGCGAACAAAGAAGCCTATCGCGACCCGTGGAAAAAAGAAAAGATCGACACGATCGCGCTTCTTCTGAAGGCAGCGATCGCCGCGGAAGGGAAGGTCGGGTTGAAAATGAATATCAGAAAATTAGACCTTCAAAAGGTAATCGGAATCATCCCCGCGCTGCGGAGACCGACGGTCTCTCCGCTTGCCGACGACGATTGGGTTGCGATAGAAACAATAATTGAAGAGCGAATTGTTCGGCTCCTCGTTCCGGAATTGAAAAGAAACGGAGCCGAGGGAATCATCGAATATCCGCTCAACAAGATCGTACCATGA
- the yajC gene encoding preprotein translocase subunit YajC, producing the protein MINLFLALMAPQGGDGGGSMISTLLMFGLIIVIFYFMIIRPQSKRQKERQKMLEAMKKGDKVVTSGGIHGKIIAMEDKTVLLEIADNIKVKVEKSAVSAVVPE; encoded by the coding sequence TTGATCAATTTATTTCTTGCACTCATGGCGCCTCAGGGCGGAGATGGCGGCGGGAGTATGATCAGTACGCTGTTGATGTTTGGTCTCATCATCGTGATTTTTTATTTCATGATAATTCGTCCGCAGAGTAAGAGGCAGAAGGAGCGACAGAAGATGTTGGAGGCGATGAAGAAAGGTGACAAGGTGGTCACGAGCGGCGGTATCCATGGTAAGATCATCGCCATGGAAGACAAGACCGTGCTGCTTGAAATTGCCGATAACATAAAAGTCAAAGTCGAAAAATCCGCCGTGTCGGCTGTAGTGCCGGAGTGA
- the tgt gene encoding tRNA guanosine(34) transglycosylase Tgt produces the protein MLEFKLLQTDTRSKARAGVIQTDHGTIKTPVFMPVGTRGSVKAVEQRELLEINAQIILGNTYHLFQRPGVEVLQKFGGLHSFMSWPRPILTDSGGFQILSLSELSKLSPDGVEFRSHIDGAYYFFTPEKIVEVERQIGADIIMVLDECAPYPSEKEYIARSIELTRDWAMRCKEVFSASGSLYNYRQYLFAIVQGGVHLDLREKNANDLVAADFDGYAIGGLAVGEPMEEMYHVTNFVTDILPANKPRYLMGIGTPGNLLEAVERGVDMFDCVMPTRNGRNAQAFTIEGTINIKNAVYRFDESPLCKECDCYACKNFSRAYVRHLFNVDEILGLQLVSLHNLRFFINLMEKTRLAIAESRFLEFKSEVLSKMESKKKEEI, from the coding sequence ATGCTTGAATTTAAACTGCTCCAGACGGACACGCGAAGCAAGGCGCGGGCCGGTGTAATACAGACTGATCACGGTACTATCAAAACGCCGGTCTTCATGCCGGTTGGAACACGCGGAAGCGTCAAAGCGGTTGAACAACGGGAGCTCCTCGAAATAAATGCGCAGATAATTCTAGGAAATACGTACCATCTGTTCCAGAGGCCCGGTGTGGAAGTTTTGCAGAAATTCGGCGGACTTCATTCCTTCATGTCGTGGCCCAGACCGATTCTAACCGACAGCGGTGGTTTTCAGATACTTAGCCTTTCAGAGCTCAGTAAACTTTCTCCGGACGGTGTCGAATTCCGTTCTCACATAGACGGAGCATATTATTTTTTCACTCCCGAGAAAATTGTCGAAGTGGAACGGCAGATCGGAGCGGACATTATCATGGTTTTAGATGAATGTGCGCCATATCCGTCTGAGAAAGAATACATCGCCAGGAGCATTGAGCTGACCCGTGATTGGGCTATGAGGTGCAAGGAGGTTTTTTCAGCATCCGGCTCTCTTTACAACTACCGCCAATATCTGTTTGCAATTGTTCAGGGCGGTGTCCATCTCGACCTCCGTGAAAAAAATGCGAACGATCTTGTCGCTGCGGACTTTGACGGTTACGCTATCGGCGGTCTGGCTGTGGGAGAACCGATGGAAGAAATGTACCATGTTACGAATTTCGTAACGGATATTCTTCCGGCGAACAAGCCTCGATATCTTATGGGCATAGGAACTCCGGGAAATCTTCTAGAAGCGGTCGAAAGAGGAGTGGATATGTTCGACTGTGTTATGCCGACTCGAAACGGACGAAACGCACAGGCATTTACCATAGAGGGAACGATTAACATAAAAAACGCAGTTTATAGATTTGATGAGTCTCCTTTATGTAAGGAGTGCGACTGTTATGCCTGCAAGAATTTCTCGAGGGCGTACGTTCGCCACCTCTTCAATGTCGATGAGATACTGGGACTACAGCTGGTTTCCTTACATAATTTGCGGTTTTTTATTAACTTGATGGAGAAAACGAGGCTCGCGATTGCCGAGAGTCGGTTTCTCGAATTTAAATCAGAGGTACTCTCAAAAATGGAAAGCAAAAAAAAGGAGGAAATTTGA
- the purH gene encoding bifunctional phosphoribosylaminoimidazolecarboxamide formyltransferase/IMP cyclohydrolase: protein MKIRRALISVTDKTGLIDFASTLTKSGAEIFSTGGTLRVLQEAGVPAKSITEITKFPEILDGRVKTLHPAIFAGILARKNVPEHIDEIKKLSLSLFDLVVVNLYRFEETVASGANLETVVENIDIGGPSLIRAAAKNYESVAVVVDPSQYGEVASAIDSKGEVGFELMRELAAKAFEKVAGYDVAIADFFGGKFLGDSPPGKSIFVAEAKTMEMRYGENPHQTAGFYGNLEEYFQKLHGKELSYNNLVDVDAAQRLIQEFDQPAAVIIKHTNPCGVAMGNDIHEAYTKALQTDPKSAFGGIVAVNGRVGVELAELLNQIFLEVLIAPEFSSDALDLLKKKKDRRLIQNRKRLPNDIQIRSSCGGFLGQTADDVVLNENDLKVVTSRAPTEHELTDLKFAYKVCKHVKSNAIVFVKDGMTLGTGAGQMSRVDSVKIARMKADEAGLDLKGSCVASDAYFPFSDNVEEVSKAGATAIIQPGGSVRDSESIEAANRLNISMVFTGIRHFKH from the coding sequence GTGAAAATAAGACGAGCATTGATCAGCGTTACGGATAAAACGGGGCTTATCGATTTTGCTTCAACTTTGACCAAGAGCGGGGCTGAAATTTTCAGTACGGGCGGAACATTGAGGGTTCTGCAAGAAGCCGGAGTCCCGGCTAAGAGCATAACCGAAATCACCAAGTTTCCCGAGATTCTCGATGGCAGGGTCAAGACGCTTCACCCGGCAATATTCGCCGGAATATTGGCGAGAAAAAATGTGCCCGAACACATCGATGAGATCAAGAAACTAAGCCTCTCATTATTTGATTTGGTCGTCGTCAATCTCTACCGCTTCGAAGAGACTGTCGCGTCGGGTGCCAATCTTGAAACAGTCGTCGAGAATATCGACATCGGCGGACCATCTTTGATACGTGCGGCGGCGAAAAATTATGAAAGCGTTGCGGTCGTCGTGGATCCGTCTCAATACGGTGAGGTGGCTTCCGCGATCGACAGCAAGGGAGAAGTCGGTTTCGAATTGATGAGGGAACTCGCGGCCAAGGCGTTTGAGAAAGTGGCCGGGTACGATGTCGCAATCGCTGATTTTTTCGGAGGAAAATTTCTTGGTGATTCTCCGCCCGGGAAATCTATTTTCGTCGCCGAGGCTAAGACCATGGAAATGCGTTACGGGGAAAACCCGCATCAGACAGCAGGCTTCTACGGAAATCTCGAGGAATATTTTCAAAAACTCCACGGGAAAGAATTATCATACAATAACCTGGTCGACGTCGACGCCGCACAGAGACTCATTCAAGAGTTTGATCAACCTGCGGCGGTGATTATCAAGCATACCAATCCGTGCGGCGTGGCAATGGGAAACGATATTCATGAAGCATACACCAAGGCGCTGCAGACTGACCCGAAGAGCGCATTCGGCGGCATCGTTGCGGTGAACGGCAGAGTTGGCGTGGAATTAGCGGAGTTGTTGAACCAAATTTTCCTTGAAGTTTTGATCGCGCCGGAATTTTCCAGTGATGCACTCGATTTATTGAAAAAGAAAAAAGACAGACGGCTCATTCAAAACCGAAAGAGATTGCCGAATGATATCCAGATCCGTTCGTCCTGCGGCGGTTTTCTCGGACAAACTGCGGACGATGTTGTTTTGAATGAAAACGATTTGAAAGTGGTGACCAGCCGCGCACCGACGGAACATGAACTGACCGATCTGAAATTCGCTTATAAAGTCTGCAAGCATGTGAAGTCAAATGCGATAGTATTTGTTAAAGACGGGATGACGCTCGGCACCGGGGCCGGGCAAATGTCCCGTGTCGATTCCGTGAAAATCGCACGCATGAAAGCCGACGAGGCCGGATTGGACTTGAAGGGAAGCTGCGTCGCTTCAGACGCATACTTCCCGTTTTCAGACAATGTCGAAGAGGTTTCAAAAGCAGGTGCGACGGCGATAATCCAACCCGGCGGGTCTGTTAGGGATTCGGAATCAATCGAAGCAGCGAACCGACTGAATATTTCTATGGTTTTCACAGGCATTAGACATTTCAAACACTAA
- a CDS encoding class IV adenylate cyclase has translation MARNLEFKAKVGDLPALEGLFKENGAVFIEDLNQMDVYFCVPKGRLKYREILGHRSELIFYERDENSSASMQSNYDILCIDDSSLKDFLVKALGVKVVVQKKRRLLKLKNGRIHLDRVESLGQFLEFEVVSEGDDAGDVKLLDRLKKLAQPFVTQEINASYSDLMLLENY, from the coding sequence GTGGCGAGAAATCTAGAATTCAAAGCGAAGGTCGGGGATTTACCCGCGCTTGAGGGGCTTTTCAAAGAGAACGGTGCAGTCTTCATCGAGGATTTGAACCAGATGGATGTCTACTTTTGCGTCCCAAAAGGGAGACTGAAATACCGGGAAATACTTGGCCACAGATCCGAGCTGATTTTTTACGAGAGAGATGAAAACTCTTCTGCCAGCATGCAAAGCAACTACGATATTCTGTGCATCGATGACTCATCGTTAAAGGACTTCCTTGTCAAGGCGCTCGGCGTAAAAGTGGTCGTACAGAAAAAACGGCGGTTGTTGAAACTGAAAAATGGCCGTATTCACCTCGACCGGGTCGAGAGTTTAGGACAATTCCTCGAGTTTGAGGTCGTTTCGGAAGGCGACGATGCAGGTGACGTGAAGTTGCTGGATAGGCTGAAAAAATTGGCGCAGCCATTTGTCACTCAGGAAATTAATGCTTCGTATAGCGACCTGATGCTATTAGAAAATTATTAG
- the dusB gene encoding tRNA dihydrouridine synthase DusB, which produces MKIRFGSHELEKPIALAPMEDVTDLGFRLICKEFGADIVYSEFISSDGLIRSARKSLAKLANDEKERPVGIQIFGGDPNVMAEAARIAESAGPDFIDINAGCWVPKVAQRGAGAGLLKDMKQMRAIIHAVRTAVSIPVTLKTRLGWDSNSITIFEVANICAGEGLSALTIHARTRDQHHDGEANWDWIRQVKETAELPIIGNGDIRVPQDAIDMFDYTNCDGVMVARGAVTNPWIFRDIKHLRDHGTLPAEPSFEERAAICLRHLEMEIELKGARRGILEFRKYYHGYFHGIRNGSALRSKLVRVETLPEIEKTIREFSENYSVNENPVAF; this is translated from the coding sequence ATGAAAATTAGGTTCGGCAGCCATGAATTAGAAAAACCGATCGCTCTCGCGCCCATGGAAGACGTGACTGACCTCGGTTTTCGTCTTATTTGCAAGGAATTCGGCGCAGACATCGTCTATAGTGAGTTCATAAGTTCCGATGGATTGATCCGGTCCGCAAGGAAAAGTCTGGCGAAACTTGCGAACGACGAAAAAGAGCGGCCAGTCGGCATTCAAATATTCGGCGGGGACCCGAACGTAATGGCAGAGGCTGCGAGAATTGCCGAGAGTGCCGGGCCCGATTTCATCGACATCAACGCCGGCTGCTGGGTTCCGAAGGTGGCTCAACGCGGCGCAGGCGCAGGACTCCTGAAGGACATGAAACAAATGCGTGCAATCATTCATGCGGTCAGGACGGCCGTGTCGATCCCTGTCACTTTAAAGACCCGGCTCGGCTGGGATTCAAATTCGATTACAATATTTGAGGTGGCCAATATCTGTGCCGGGGAAGGACTGTCCGCGTTGACGATCCACGCGCGGACGAGAGACCAGCACCATGATGGAGAGGCAAATTGGGATTGGATCAGGCAAGTTAAAGAAACTGCCGAGTTGCCGATCATCGGAAACGGCGATATCAGAGTACCCCAGGACGCGATTGATATGTTTGACTATACGAATTGCGACGGCGTCATGGTCGCGCGGGGCGCCGTCACCAATCCTTGGATCTTCAGAGACATCAAGCATTTAAGAGATCATGGCACACTCCCTGCTGAGCCGAGCTTTGAAGAGCGGGCCGCAATTTGTCTCCGGCATCTCGAAATGGAGATTGAATTGAAGGGTGCGCGGCGGGGGATCTTGGAATTCAGGAAATACTACCACGGATATTTCCACGGAATCAGGAATGGATCGGCGCTAAGATCTAAACTCGTACGAGTGGAAACACTTCCCGAGATAGAGAAAACTATTCGAGAATTCTCCGAGAACTACTCCGTTAACGAGAATCCCGTGGCTTTCTAA
- a CDS encoding rod shape-determining protein codes for MGFFGLLSNDLAIDLGTANTLISLRGKGIVLREPSIVAFDKNTKRIVAIGHEAREMLGRTHRDIQVIRPMRDGVIADFEIAEGMLRAFIKKVHAGMLPSRRIVISVPSGITEVEKRAVRDASEHAGAKEVHLIAEPMAAAIGIGLDVDAPVGNMVIDIGGGTTEIAVIALSGIVNEESIRIAGDEMNNSIIQFFKKNHNILIGERTAEAIKCEVGSAMPLKEEITIQVKGRDLVAGIPKTTEVSSAEIREALNEPVGAIVDAIKISLERTPPELSADILDRGIMLSGGGALLKGLDERIRMETNLPVHVAEDPLTAVVRGVGKVLDKIAEYSKVLIKSRRY; via the coding sequence ATGGGATTCTTCGGACTTTTGTCAAATGATTTAGCAATAGATCTTGGAACCGCGAACACGTTGATCTCATTGCGCGGGAAGGGTATAGTCCTTCGTGAACCCTCAATTGTAGCGTTCGACAAGAACACGAAGCGCATTGTCGCGATCGGACATGAAGCGCGAGAGATGCTCGGTAGGACTCACAGGGATATCCAGGTCATCCGTCCGATGCGGGACGGAGTGATCGCAGATTTTGAAATCGCAGAAGGGATGCTTCGTGCGTTCATAAAAAAAGTCCACGCCGGGATGCTACCGAGTCGGAGAATCGTAATAAGCGTGCCGAGTGGAATTACGGAAGTCGAGAAGCGCGCGGTGCGTGACGCATCTGAACATGCCGGCGCAAAGGAAGTGCACTTGATCGCGGAGCCGATGGCGGCGGCTATCGGGATAGGTCTTGATGTCGATGCGCCCGTCGGCAACATGGTTATAGACATAGGCGGTGGTACGACCGAGATTGCCGTCATCGCTCTTTCAGGTATAGTGAACGAGGAGTCGATCCGGATTGCGGGCGATGAGATGAATAATTCTATCATACAATTTTTCAAAAAGAACCATAATATCCTGATCGGCGAAAGAACTGCCGAGGCGATAAAATGCGAAGTCGGTTCAGCGATGCCGCTCAAAGAAGAAATAACCATCCAGGTCAAAGGGAGAGACTTAGTGGCCGGTATCCCGAAAACAACCGAGGTAAGTTCAGCCGAGATACGAGAAGCACTGAATGAACCTGTGGGCGCGATAGTAGATGCAATCAAGATCTCTCTCGAACGAACTCCCCCCGAGCTTTCGGCAGATATTCTTGACCGCGGAATAATGCTGTCCGGCGGCGGAGCTTTGTTGAAGGGTCTGGACGAGCGGATAAGAATGGAAACCAATCTTCCCGTCCATGTCGCCGAAGATCCTCTGACCGCGGTCGTCCGTGGCGTCGGAAAAGTGCTCGACAAAATTGCAGAGTACAGCAAGGTGCTGATTAAGAGCAGGCGATATTAG
- a CDS encoding bifunctional 3,4-dihydroxy-2-butanone-4-phosphate synthase/GTP cyclohydrolase II — MREQFKFDDIEAAVEDIRQGKIIIVVDDEERENEGDFVVAAEKISPEIINFFAKHARGIICVALLPERADELQLDMMVGENTSLHQTAFTVSVDVLKGTTTGVSASDRAATIRALVSRDTKPSDLGRPGHIFPLRAMKEGVLRRAGHTEAGIDLAGLASLYPAAVLCEIMNDDGTMARVPQLIKIAREFGLHIVTIRDLIHYRMQREKMVKQIVSTKLPTKYGNFNLHLYQSTIDKKEHLALVKGEITADVPVLVRVHSECLTGDVFASRRCDCGEQLHRAMMMVEQEGTGVVLYMRQEGRGIGLVNKIKAYKLQDDGHDTVEANEKLGFKADLRDYGIGAQILVDLGVKKMRLMTNNPKKIVGLEGYGLEVVERVPIEVEPNEINQRYLETKRDKLGHFILDSEDENL, encoded by the coding sequence ATGCGGGAACAGTTTAAGTTTGATGACATCGAAGCTGCCGTCGAAGACATTCGACAGGGCAAAATCATAATCGTTGTCGATGATGAGGAGCGCGAAAACGAGGGCGACTTTGTTGTCGCGGCCGAGAAGATTTCGCCCGAGATAATAAATTTTTTTGCAAAGCATGCGCGCGGAATAATTTGCGTGGCGTTGCTGCCGGAACGAGCCGACGAACTTCAGCTGGATATGATGGTCGGGGAAAACACTTCGCTGCACCAGACCGCTTTCACCGTAAGCGTCGATGTGCTGAAGGGAACGACCACCGGAGTCTCGGCCTCTGATCGCGCAGCTACGATTAGAGCGCTCGTCAGTCGCGATACCAAGCCTTCGGATCTGGGAAGACCCGGTCATATCTTCCCGCTTCGTGCGATGAAAGAAGGCGTCCTGAGAAGGGCCGGACATACCGAGGCGGGGATTGATTTGGCAGGATTAGCTTCACTTTATCCTGCCGCAGTTTTGTGCGAGATAATGAACGACGACGGTACGATGGCGCGTGTTCCGCAGCTCATAAAGATTGCGCGGGAATTCGGACTTCATATTGTAACGATTCGCGACTTGATCCATTACAGGATGCAGCGCGAAAAAATGGTGAAACAGATCGTGTCAACGAAGTTGCCGACGAAGTACGGAAATTTCAATTTGCATCTTTATCAGAGCACCATCGACAAAAAGGAACACCTTGCACTGGTCAAAGGGGAAATAACTGCCGATGTGCCGGTTCTAGTTCGCGTACATTCCGAGTGCCTCACGGGAGATGTGTTTGCGTCCCGGAGATGCGATTGCGGTGAACAGCTTCATCGCGCCATGATGATGGTTGAGCAAGAGGGTACAGGTGTAGTTCTCTATATGCGCCAGGAAGGCCGCGGAATCGGGCTGGTCAACAAGATCAAAGCATATAAACTTCAAGACGACGGGCATGATACTGTAGAGGCGAATGAAAAACTGGGATTTAAAGCAGACTTGCGCGATTACGGAATCGGGGCGCAGATATTGGTTGACCTGGGTGTCAAGAAGATGCGCCTGATGACGAATAATCCCAAGAAGATAGTCGGGCTTGAAGGATATGGGCTCGAGGTTGTGGAGAGAGTGCCGATTGAAGTAGAACCCAATGAGATAAATCAGAGATATCTCGAAACCAAACGTGATAAATTAGGTCATTTCATCCTCGATTCTGAGGATGAGAATCTTTAG